One stretch of Gammaproteobacteria bacterium DNA includes these proteins:
- a CDS encoding DedA family protein, with protein sequence MEYLAEFGHTGLFIAAFLAATILPLSSEMVLTALLLTGLSPVTLVTVATAGNVLGSLTNYALGYWASLSLVKKWLRLSEEEFVQAEQRYRKYGLVSLCFAWVPVIGDPLTVIAGVMRIPLGWFVLLVSIGKLLRYMVVSYLALLAQ encoded by the coding sequence GCCATACCGGCCTGTTTATTGCCGCGTTTCTGGCGGCGACGATTTTGCCGCTAAGCTCGGAAATGGTGCTCACCGCGCTGCTGTTAACCGGCCTGTCGCCGGTAACGCTCGTCACCGTGGCCACGGCCGGTAACGTGCTGGGCTCGCTCACCAACTATGCGCTCGGTTACTGGGCCAGCCTCAGCCTGGTGAAAAAATGGTTGCGCCTGTCCGAGGAAGAATTCGTCCAGGCCGAGCAGCGTTACCGCAAGTACGGCCTGGTATCGCTGTGTTTCGCCTGGGTGCCGGTGATCGGCGATCCGCTCACCGTCATTGCCGGCGTCATGCGCATCCCGCTGGGCTGGTTCGTGCTGCTGGTCAGCATCGGCAAGCTGCTGCGCTACATGGTGGTCAGCTACCTGGCACTGCTGGCGCAATAA
- a CDS encoding HAD family hydrolase, whose protein sequence is MIKGVCFDLFHTLVDVGSVPDHVGRYTADVLGVDAARWNQACFSFDHEITRPTSHFDSLKKMAHGIDPSIPDELIQNASDERQARFDYALVNVPDDVLTVLSSLREQGLKLALVSNASSGEVEAWPRSPMAELFHSAIFSCDVGSRKPEPDIYHAALNGIGLSAGECVFVGDGGSDEHIGAGEVGLHSILITQYLHSAVNVDSQRALVTREISHITQLPQLLEQF, encoded by the coding sequence ATGATCAAAGGCGTCTGTTTCGATTTATTTCATACCCTGGTGGACGTAGGCTCGGTGCCGGATCACGTCGGTCGATATACAGCCGACGTGCTCGGCGTCGATGCCGCCCGCTGGAACCAGGCCTGCTTCAGTTTTGATCACGAGATCACCCGGCCCACCAGCCATTTCGACAGCCTCAAGAAAATGGCTCACGGCATCGATCCTTCCATACCCGATGAACTGATCCAGAATGCATCCGATGAACGCCAGGCGCGTTTTGACTACGCGCTGGTCAACGTGCCGGACGACGTGCTCACCGTATTGTCATCCCTGCGCGAACAAGGACTGAAACTGGCGCTGGTGTCCAACGCCTCGTCAGGCGAAGTCGAAGCCTGGCCGCGTTCACCCATGGCCGAGTTGTTCCACAGCGCCATCTTCAGCTGTGATGTCGGCAGCCGCAAACCGGAGCCGGACATCTATCACGCCGCGCTCAACGGCATTGGCCTCAGCGCCGGCGAATGCGTGTTTGTCGGTGATGGCGGCAGCGACGAACACATCGGCGCCGGCGAAGTCGGCCTGCACTCCATCCTCATCACCCAGTACTTGCACAGCGCCGTCAACGTCGACAGCCAGCGGGCCCTGGTCACGCGGGAAATCAGCCACATCACCCAGCTCCCGCAACTGTTGGAACAGTTCTAA
- a CDS encoding arsenite methyltransferase: MSEKLADEVRQKVRESYAKVAEANNAGAASSCCGPESSCCGVSDDDAINTLVSTRLGYSEADLAAVPKGADMGLGCGNPRAIASLQQGEVVVDLGSGGGFDAFLAAGEVGASGRVIGVDMTPDMVSKARGNAEKGKFANVEFRLGEIEHLPVADNSVDVIISNCVINLSPDKAQVFRDAYRVLKPGGRLAISDIVATIDMPDEWKNDQLLYAGCMAGASRIEVLEQYMKDAGFDAVSITPKDESKEFIKDWAPGRGIEDYVVSAHIEAVKPVKKSCCC; encoded by the coding sequence ATGAGCGAAAAACTAGCCGATGAAGTCCGCCAGAAGGTGCGGGAGAGTTACGCCAAGGTGGCGGAAGCCAATAATGCCGGTGCTGCCAGCAGTTGCTGCGGGCCGGAGAGCAGTTGCTGTGGCGTCTCTGATGACGACGCCATCAATACCCTGGTATCCACGCGCCTGGGTTATTCCGAGGCCGACCTGGCCGCCGTGCCCAAGGGCGCGGACATGGGCCTCGGTTGCGGCAACCCGCGTGCCATCGCCAGCCTGCAACAGGGCGAAGTGGTGGTGGATCTCGGTTCCGGCGGCGGCTTTGATGCCTTCCTCGCTGCCGGCGAAGTCGGTGCCAGTGGCCGCGTCATCGGCGTCGACATGACACCGGACATGGTCAGCAAGGCTCGTGGCAATGCCGAAAAGGGCAAGTTCGCCAATGTCGAGTTCCGCCTCGGTGAAATCGAACACCTGCCGGTGGCCGACAACAGCGTCGACGTCATCATTTCCAACTGTGTCATCAACCTGTCGCCGGACAAGGCACAGGTGTTCCGCGATGCCTACCGCGTGCTCAAGCCCGGCGGTCGCCTGGCCATCTCCGATATCGTCGCCACCATCGACATGCCTGATGAATGGAAAAACGACCAGCTCCTGTATGCAGGCTGCATGGCCGGCGCATCACGAATCGAAGTGCTGGAGCAATACATGAAGGACGCCGGCTTCGACGCCGTATCGATCACGCCCAAGGATGAATCAAAGGAATTCATCAAGGACTGGGCACCGGGTCGCGGCATCGAGGACTATGTCGTCTCCGCCCATATCGAAGCGGTCAAGCCGGTGAAGAAGTCGTGCTGCTGCTGA